One window from the genome of Montipora foliosa isolate CH-2021 chromosome 5, ASM3666993v2, whole genome shotgun sequence encodes:
- the LOC138004206 gene encoding uncharacterized protein, whose protein sequence is MEGPGQTLLLLFCILSFFGSCLTVVLFIRNLYVERQVKELELWQEAEQVKATANYPAGCQNTANKDNTPENIRKELGKQGRFFAVIGAPGKVHVKQSPDRRGPKGRRGLAQGMTGVDGKNGIPGAKGESGIRVAMQGNKDETEITELLAPNEIPDVIEEKVNQGPGKVVKTSLRIPWD, encoded by the exons ATGGAAGGCCCTGGACAGACTCTCCTTCTGCTATTCtgcattttgtctttttttggcAGTTGTTTGACTGTCGTTCTGTTCATACGGAATTTATACGTTGAACGGCAAGTCAAAGAGCTGGAGCTCTGGCAAGAAGCTGAACAAGTGAAGGCCACGGCAAACTACCCAGCTGGTTGTCAGAACACGGCAAACAAAGATAACACTCCAG AAAATATCCGGAAAGAACTAGGGAAACAAGGGCGTTTCTTTGCTGTGATTGGAGCTCCAGGCAAAGTACATGTAAAGCAATCGCCAGACCGGCGAGGTCCAAAAGGCAGGCGGGGACTGGCACAAGGAATGACTGGTGTAGATGGAAAAAATGGAATACCAGGAGCTAAAGGAGAATCTGGAATCCGCGTGGCCATGCAAGGAAACAAGGACGAAACGGAGATCACGGAGCTACTGGCCCCAAATGAGATCCCTGACGTGATAGAGGAAAAG GTGAATCAGGGCCCCGGGAAAGTAGTAAAGACGAGCTTGAGGATTCCGTGGGATTAA